AGGCCGCGCGGGGTGCGCATCGCATCCGCGCCGAAAACCTGCGCTTTAGACGACCCACCGGAACCTGCAATCAGGCCCACGCGCGGGTTGTTCTGATAAACCTCTTCTTTCAGGCCGGCATCTTCAATAGCCTGCTGCATGGAGAGGTAGGAATAGATAGAGGCATCGTTCATGAAACGAACCACTTTACGGTCGATCAAACCCGTAGTGTCCAGTTTAACGTTACCCCAGACGTGGCTGCGCATGCCGGAATCTTTGAACTCCTGAGAAAATGTGATCCCTGAGCGTCCTTCACGCAGAGATGCCAGGACTTCCTGCTGGTTACTACCAATGCTGGAAACGATGCCCAGGCCAGTAATTACTGCACGCTTCATTCAATACCCCTAAGTCGCACTAATTAAGTTTCGTGTCGCAAGATAGCGTACACTTGTACGCCGAACAAGTCCGATCAGACATTTCACAGAGAAATTTGCGCCTTTCTTTGACCCTCGTTAAGATCGACGCACTGCTTGCCGGACGAGTAACTTACGTGAAACACACCGCTATACAGACCGCTAACCTCGAATTCAACGCTGAGGGTACACCTGTTTCCCGAGATTTTGACGATGTCTACTTCTCTAATGATAACGGGCTTGAAGAGACCCGCTATGTTTTTCTCGGCGGTAACGGCCTCCAGACGCGTTTTCCAGAACATTCAAGGAAGCTATTCATTGTTGCGGAAAGTGGCTTTGGTACCGGCCTCAACTTCCTGACGCTGTGGCAGGCTTTCGCCGCTTTTCGCGCCGAGCATCCTGACGCTACCCTGGAAAGATTACATTTCATCAGTTTCGAAAAATTTCCGCTTACCCGTGATGACCTGCGAAAGGCCCACGCCCACTGGCCGGAACTGGCCTCCTTTGCCGGGCAGTTGCAGGCGCAGTGGCCGCAGGCGTTTGCCGGGTGTCATCGGCTGTTACTGAATGAGGGGTGTGTGACGCTCGATCTCTGGTTCGGCGATATCAACCAGTTGACCGACACCCTTGATGAGAGCCTGAACCAGCAAGTCGATGCCTGGTTCCTCGATGGCTTTGCACCGTCGAAAAACCCCGATATGTGGACTCCCGCGCTTTTTCAGGCGATGGCGCGCCTCACCCGCGCAGGCGGGACGCTGGCGACCTTTACCTCCGCCGGGTTTGTGCGTCGTGGTTTGCAGGAAGCGGGCTTTACCATGCAAAAGCGCAAGGGCTTTGGCCGTAAGCGGGAGATGCTGAGCGGTGTAATGGAGAATGGTGTTATCTGCGCGCCGCGCGCGCCGTGGTTTGCCCGCAGCGGAACAGAGACGCGGGAGGTCGCGCTGGTCGGCGGCGGCGTGGCGAGCGCGCTGCTTGCCCTTGCGCTGCTGCGCCGTGGCTGGCAGGTCACGCTCTACTGCGCGGATGCCGCCCCGGCAGAGGGCGCATCCGGTAATCGCCAGGGCGCACTCTATCCGCTGCTTAGCGCGCACGATCCGGCGCTGGCACGCTTTTTCAGCGCCGCGTTTACCTTTGCCCGCAGGCTGTATGGTGGGCTGCCGGTGGCATTTGATCACCAGTGGTGCGGCGT
This Kosakonia cowanii JCM 10956 = DSM 18146 DNA region includes the following protein-coding sequences:
- the mnmC gene encoding bifunctional tRNA (5-methylaminomethyl-2-thiouridine)(34)-methyltransferase MnmD/FAD-dependent 5-carboxymethylaminomethyl-2-thiouridine(34) oxidoreductase MnmC; translated protein: MKHTAIQTANLEFNAEGTPVSRDFDDVYFSNDNGLEETRYVFLGGNGLQTRFPEHSRKLFIVAESGFGTGLNFLTLWQAFAAFRAEHPDATLERLHFISFEKFPLTRDDLRKAHAHWPELASFAGQLQAQWPQAFAGCHRLLLNEGCVTLDLWFGDINQLTDTLDESLNQQVDAWFLDGFAPSKNPDMWTPALFQAMARLTRAGGTLATFTSAGFVRRGLQEAGFTMQKRKGFGRKREMLSGVMENGVICAPRAPWFARSGTETREVALVGGGVASALLALALLRRGWQVTLYCADAAPAEGASGNRQGALYPLLSAHDPALARFFSAAFTFARRLYGGLPVAFDHQWCGVTQLGWDEKSQHKIEQMLTLELPHELAHRINAQEVLAQSGVETGCGGITYPAGGWLCPAQLTAGAIALGIEQGLQVHYRHEVEALVRHNDGWQLRFADGSERQHESVVLANGHRIQHFSQTEKLPVYPVAGQVSHIPTTEPLARLRQVLCYDGYLTPHNPHNQQHCIGASYHRGQQEATYSEADQQQNRQRLIDCFPQAEWAQTVDVSAGEARCGVRCATRDHLPMVGNVADYDATLSAYAKLAEDPQKAVSAPVHEGLFMIGALGSRGLCSAPLAAEILAAQMSNEPIPLDGETLAAMNPNRLWVRKLLKGKAVK